One Tolypothrix bouteillei VB521301 DNA window includes the following coding sequences:
- the sppA gene encoding signal peptide peptidase SppA, whose protein sequence is MRNFLKQTFASLVGSLLGLCIFCGLGTTGLLLLLFAAASSKDVGPLVKDKSMLVFDLSMNITDGEPSTSELLEKALSGEEVNRMSLRSVLDALEKARLDKRIVGIYLDASRASQASVAGFATLKEIRQELEKFRTAGKKIIAYGSDWGEREYYLSSVADNIVVNPLGAIEVNGLSTQPMFFAGALQKYGVGVQVVRVGKFKGAVEPYVLTKLSPENRQQLQTLLNDVWAEWRTTVGSSRKIAPSQLQNIVDNQALLLAEQAKANRLVDKVAYFDEVVSDLKKLTDSDKDEKTFRQININEYAGVPGKSLGIERESKNKIAVVYAEGEIVEGQGESGEIGGDRFAKIFRQLRQDKNVKAVVLRINSPGGSATASEVMQREVRLTHQEKPVVVSMGDIAASGGYWIATDSKRIFAEPNTITGSIGVFGVLINAQKLANGNGITWDSVKTGKYADVQTVARPKSTEELALYQRNVNRIYSVFVNKVAQGRKLSEQKVVEIAQGRVWSGVAAKKIGLVDEIGGLDAAIKYASTAADLGNNWEVKEYPRLGTLEERLFGKAAQETRALLGINNMKLKAPDPLMAEFEKLQKELAIVQKMNDSLGIYARLPINLLIE, encoded by the coding sequence ATGCGTAATTTTCTCAAACAAACTTTTGCCAGCTTAGTAGGTAGCCTCTTGGGGTTATGTATCTTTTGCGGTCTGGGTACCACTGGGCTACTCTTGCTGCTCTTTGCAGCCGCCTCCTCTAAAGATGTTGGTCCTTTAGTAAAAGATAAGTCAATGCTAGTTTTTGACTTGTCTATGAACATTACTGATGGCGAACCCAGCACAAGCGAATTGCTGGAAAAAGCATTATCAGGTGAGGAAGTCAACAGAATGTCTCTTCGCAGCGTTCTGGATGCTCTGGAAAAAGCACGTCTTGACAAGCGAATTGTCGGTATTTACTTGGACGCCAGCCGTGCTTCGCAAGCAAGTGTTGCAGGTTTTGCTACCCTTAAAGAAATCCGCCAAGAACTGGAGAAATTCCGCACTGCAGGCAAAAAGATTATCGCCTATGGCTCGGATTGGGGAGAAAGGGAATATTACCTGAGTTCGGTGGCAGATAATATTGTGGTTAACCCTTTAGGAGCTATAGAAGTTAATGGTTTGAGTACACAACCCATGTTTTTTGCAGGAGCATTGCAAAAGTATGGTGTTGGCGTTCAAGTGGTTCGAGTTGGTAAGTTTAAGGGAGCAGTTGAACCTTATGTTTTGACAAAGCTCAGTCCGGAAAACCGCCAGCAACTTCAAACTTTATTAAATGATGTTTGGGCAGAGTGGCGAACAACCGTAGGGTCAAGTCGTAAAATAGCTCCTTCCCAATTGCAAAATATTGTTGACAATCAAGCGTTGTTACTAGCAGAGCAAGCTAAAGCCAATCGTTTGGTGGATAAGGTAGCTTATTTTGATGAAGTTGTTTCAGACTTGAAAAAGCTAACTGATAGCGATAAAGATGAAAAAACATTTCGCCAAATCAACATCAATGAGTATGCGGGAGTTCCTGGTAAATCTTTGGGTATAGAACGGGAATCGAAAAACAAAATCGCTGTTGTTTATGCTGAAGGTGAAATAGTCGAAGGTCAAGGTGAAAGTGGAGAAATAGGAGGCGATCGCTTTGCCAAAATCTTCCGTCAGTTGCGCCAAGATAAAAATGTTAAGGCTGTTGTGCTGCGAATTAACAGCCCTGGTGGAAGCGCTACCGCCTCTGAGGTGATGCAAAGAGAAGTGCGGTTGACTCATCAAGAAAAACCCGTAGTAGTATCTATGGGTGACATCGCTGCTTCTGGGGGCTATTGGATTGCTACTGACTCCAAACGGATCTTCGCAGAACCCAATACCATTACAGGTTCTATTGGTGTCTTTGGAGTGCTGATCAATGCTCAAAAATTGGCAAATGGTAATGGAATTACCTGGGATTCAGTCAAAACAGGGAAATACGCTGACGTTCAAACAGTAGCTCGTCCCAAATCTACAGAAGAACTGGCACTATACCAGCGCAATGTTAACCGCATTTACAGTGTATTTGTTAATAAAGTCGCACAAGGTCGGAAACTGTCAGAGCAAAAGGTGGTTGAAATTGCTCAAGGACGGGTTTGGTCGGGTGTTGCAGCAAAGAAAATAGGTTTGGTGGACGAGATTGGGGGTTTGGATGCTGCCATTAAATATGCTTCAACAGCAGCCGATTTGGGCAACAATTGGGAGGTCAAGGAGTATCCCCGATTGGGAACTCTTGAGGAGCGATTGTTTGGAAAAGCAGCACAAGAGACACGAGCGCTTTTGGGGATAAACAATATGAAACTGAAAGCCCCAGATCCATTGATGGCTGAATTTGAAAAACTTCAAAAAGAACTGGCGATCGTACAAAAGATGAACGATTCGTTGGGTATTTATGCTCGCCTACCCATTAACCTCTTGATTGAATGA
- a CDS encoding RsmB/NOP family class I SAM-dependent RNA methyltransferase, with protein sequence MKVYSNLLLKLSRHLFTNAGEQEKFIEALTHPQRFNPCILWCKQKPEVSPFVTEIAMPWQPKFIDRLSLGEKPGQNSLHEQGYFYCLDFSSVFAASVLLAIPQPVNLVFDMCAAPGGKSVFAWKSLQPNLLIGNEVIGKRLGMLISNLKRCEVEPSIVASKDSSFFADTIPLSSRLVIVDAPCTGQSLLAKGEKAPGCFHPTAINKSANRQKRIIANSARLVAPQGYLAYMTCTYSPEENEEVCEWFLQRFSQFKAVEAKHLEGYQSHLTALPCYRMFPQNGLGAGAFTVLFQNTEEGEEKVLDVEVLPAVWKNMSHRGAEGAEK encoded by the coding sequence ATGAAAGTGTATTCTAATTTATTACTTAAACTGTCGCGACATTTATTTACCAATGCAGGGGAACAAGAAAAATTTATTGAAGCCTTAACTCATCCACAGCGTTTTAATCCTTGTATCCTTTGGTGCAAACAAAAGCCTGAAGTATCTCCTTTTGTTACTGAAATAGCAATGCCTTGGCAACCGAAATTTATAGACCGTTTATCTTTAGGAGAAAAACCCGGACAGAATTCTCTACACGAACAAGGGTATTTTTACTGTTTGGATTTTTCTTCTGTCTTTGCTGCTTCTGTATTGTTGGCAATCCCTCAACCTGTCAATCTTGTTTTTGATATGTGTGCTGCACCTGGAGGAAAAAGTGTTTTTGCTTGGAAAAGTTTGCAACCAAATTTATTGATTGGCAATGAAGTGATTGGCAAACGGTTGGGAATGTTGATTTCTAATCTGAAACGCTGTGAGGTGGAACCTTCTATTGTCGCTAGCAAAGATTCAAGTTTTTTTGCTGATACGATACCTTTATCGAGTCGTTTAGTGATAGTAGATGCTCCTTGTACCGGGCAGTCTTTACTTGCTAAAGGAGAAAAAGCACCCGGTTGTTTTCATCCAACTGCTATTAATAAAAGTGCTAACAGACAGAAAAGAATTATAGCAAATTCTGCACGTCTTGTTGCCCCTCAAGGGTATCTTGCTTATATGACTTGCACCTACTCCCCAGAAGAAAATGAGGAGGTTTGTGAATGGTTTTTACAAAGATTTTCTCAGTTTAAAGCTGTGGAAGCAAAACATTTAGAGGGATATCAGTCACATTTAACGGCTTTGCCTTGTTATCGGATGTTTCCTCAGAATGGTTTGGGTGCTGGTGCTTTTACGGTGTTGTTTCAGAATACGGAGGAAGGTGAGGAGAAGGTTTTGGATGTGGAGGTTTTGCCTGCAGTATGGAAGAACATGAGCCACAGAGGAGCAGAGGGCGCAGAGAAGTAA
- a CDS encoding PPC domain-containing DNA-binding protein, translated as MRIYPLRLKPDEDLKQSLKNFASLKNIKAGFIVTAIGSLKQAKIRFANQDNSTLLADKFEILSLNGTIATTGVHLHIAISDRQGKTIGGHLDCGCIIYTTAEIVIGISEEYAFLRTPDEQTGCYELEIIRKND; from the coding sequence ATGAGAATATATCCTCTGCGGTTAAAACCAGATGAAGATTTAAAACAAAGTTTAAAGAATTTTGCCAGCCTAAAAAACATTAAAGCAGGGTTTATCGTAACTGCTATTGGCAGTCTGAAACAAGCCAAAATTCGCTTTGCCAACCAAGACAACAGCACCCTCTTAGCTGACAAATTTGAAATTCTTTCTCTTAACGGAACAATAGCAACAACTGGAGTGCATCTCCATATTGCTATCTCTGACCGACAAGGAAAAACCATTGGCGGACATCTTGACTGTGGATGCATCATCTACACAACAGCCGAAATAGTCATTGGTATTAGTGAAGAATATGCTTTTCTAAGAACACCTGATGAGCAAACAGGCTGCTACGAATTAGAAATTATCAGAAAAAACGATTGA
- a CDS encoding dynamin-like GTPase family protein — MQGLPLQCKNLQEQVECILQLIQQEPFLRSYNVTSIQTSLNKAISPRFEIVFAGAFSAGKSMLINALLERELLYSAEGHATGTECKIEYAPSDKERVVLTFLSEAEIREQAVFLCQQLKFATVTNINQAEVIQLLCQGCNTIIQQEGGESKSERAKQAKALMLLLEGYVANRQHIQTVNNATYSMEQFNFKNLKEAAGYARRGSNSAVLKRIEYYCDHPLLQDGNIIIDTPGIDAPVEKDSHFTYARIRSSDTSAVICVLKPASAGDMTKEETELLETIRENPGIRDRVFYVFNRIDETWYNAQLRQRLDDLMSEQFQDTNRVFKTSGLLGFYGSQIQQTSERDRFGLDSVFTESSRGLNGREETPQFVNEFLRYCANSGKLSSSQFRISVNSFETPNENYIRIVKEQGLPLIQQLIQDSGIREFRNAIAWYLTEEKRPQLFKNLANDLEDACIQLKKHYQSIQRELDSQPQEIEAMKAQELQRLNQQLQEVGNGFRASIIEEVNQVITNDSNAFETDFRQLQSRMIRRLDELLDTFSVADAYRHATRNHSRNATAPLIAILVEALYYLANQLEDVLVESSQEIVASFFQRLNEKTRKSESYRQLYRLLGNDGGIEQQLQVLEREVTHALVSVARVECDRFVRESPRFYDEGTFSIYQFRQTLLQTSQAYDCESIVEAEPAIRQLLKLDFEPKVSQTIRKTFRQTFNQIFKTHLLPMADKQVEEILQQYPKARNYLEQSLEREAEEKILSNKHLLDVIGQKIATYNSAVTSINECLEAVELYDCLLPTIEQIESEKVDMKFYKNGLLESNGAVKLTKL; from the coding sequence ATGCAAGGGTTACCGCTCCAGTGCAAAAATTTGCAGGAGCAAGTTGAGTGTATTTTACAACTTATACAGCAAGAGCCATTTTTACGTTCTTATAATGTAACATCGATACAAACTTCCCTAAATAAAGCAATTTCACCCAGGTTTGAAATTGTGTTTGCAGGAGCATTTAGTGCTGGTAAGTCCATGTTAATTAATGCCCTTCTGGAACGGGAACTGCTTTATAGCGCGGAGGGACACGCCACTGGAACTGAATGCAAAATTGAGTATGCGCCCAGCGATAAAGAACGAGTTGTTTTAACTTTTTTAAGTGAAGCGGAGATTAGAGAGCAAGCTGTTTTCTTATGCCAGCAACTGAAGTTCGCAACAGTCACAAATATCAATCAAGCAGAAGTTATTCAATTGCTTTGTCAAGGATGCAATACCATCATTCAACAAGAAGGTGGTGAGAGCAAGTCAGAACGGGCAAAGCAAGCAAAGGCTTTGATGTTACTCCTAGAAGGTTATGTGGCAAACCGCCAACACATACAAACGGTGAATAATGCCACTTATTCTATGGAACAATTTAATTTTAAAAATCTTAAAGAAGCAGCTGGGTATGCCCGTCGTGGTAGTAACAGTGCCGTGTTAAAACGCATTGAGTACTACTGCGATCATCCCCTCTTGCAAGATGGAAATATCATCATCGATACTCCTGGTATTGATGCACCAGTTGAGAAAGATTCGCATTTTACATATGCTAGAATTCGATCTTCTGATACTTCAGCGGTAATTTGTGTGTTAAAACCTGCATCGGCTGGTGATATGACCAAGGAAGAAACAGAACTGTTGGAAACAATACGCGAAAATCCTGGCATTCGCGATCGCGTTTTCTACGTGTTTAATCGTATTGATGAAACTTGGTATAATGCTCAACTGCGTCAACGTCTAGATGATTTAATGAGCGAGCAATTCCAGGATACCAACAGAGTTTTTAAAACCAGTGGATTGCTGGGATTTTATGGCAGTCAAATTCAACAAACAAGCGAACGGGACAGGTTTGGATTGGATTCTGTCTTCACTGAAAGTTCTAGAGGATTGAATGGTAGGGAAGAAACGCCACAATTTGTGAATGAATTCCTGCGCTATTGCGCTAACTCTGGGAAACTTTCGTCCAGTCAGTTTCGGATTTCTGTTAATAGCTTTGAAACTCCCAATGAAAACTACATACGAATTGTTAAAGAACAAGGGTTGCCACTGATTCAGCAGCTGATTCAAGACAGTGGTATACGAGAGTTTAGAAATGCGATCGCTTGGTATTTAACTGAAGAAAAACGCCCTCAATTGTTTAAAAATCTGGCAAATGATTTGGAGGATGCGTGTATTCAACTTAAAAAACACTATCAGTCCATCCAAAGAGAGTTAGATAGCCAACCCCAAGAAATTGAGGCAATGAAGGCACAGGAGTTACAGCGGTTGAACCAGCAACTGCAAGAGGTTGGCAATGGCTTTCGCGCTTCAATCATCGAGGAAGTGAATCAAGTTATTACAAATGATAGTAATGCTTTCGAGACTGATTTTCGACAATTGCAATCTCGAATGATTCGCCGCTTGGATGAATTGCTAGATACTTTCTCTGTTGCAGATGCTTATCGGCACGCTACTCGCAATCATTCGCGAAATGCAACAGCACCTTTGATTGCTATTTTAGTAGAAGCACTATATTATCTAGCAAATCAGTTGGAAGATGTTTTGGTTGAGTCTTCTCAAGAAATTGTTGCCTCTTTTTTCCAAAGATTAAATGAGAAAACTCGCAAGTCAGAATCTTATCGTCAACTATATCGGCTGTTAGGAAATGATGGAGGAATTGAGCAGCAGTTGCAAGTTTTGGAAAGAGAGGTGACTCATGCTTTGGTAAGTGTGGCTAGAGTAGAATGCGATCGCTTTGTGCGGGAGAGCCCTAGATTTTATGATGAAGGCACTTTTTCTATATACCAGTTCCGTCAAACTTTGTTACAAACATCTCAAGCCTATGATTGTGAAAGTATAGTAGAAGCAGAACCAGCAATCAGACAGTTATTAAAGTTAGACTTTGAACCAAAAGTTTCTCAAACTATTCGCAAAACTTTCCGCCAAACTTTCAACCAAATTTTTAAAACTCACTTACTGCCCATGGCTGACAAGCAAGTTGAGGAAATTCTGCAGCAATATCCTAAGGCGCGTAATTATTTGGAGCAATCCCTAGAACGAGAAGCTGAGGAAAAAATTCTCTCAAACAAACATTTATTAGATGTTATTGGGCAAAAGATAGCAACCTATAATTCAGCTGTTACTTCCATCAATGAATGCCTGGAGGCGGTGGAATTATATGATTGTCTCTTACCTACTATTGAACAAATAGAATCAGAAAAAGTTGATATGAAGTTTTATAAAAATGGTTTATTGGAGTCAAATGGTGCAGTGAAATTAACAAAATTGTAA
- a CDS encoding KGK domain-containing protein, with protein sequence MLNNKFKQLEGTEDIIFLENQIFNPVQIIDRIIENFEPKGNDLNLSCKNSFLKKFFKQKNMQGIFNRVEWKFALRQGIKCELFTPENNRKQKGKLEIKVVIDFSPMKKQESCVLDDDDEYKILSIEDKKSSENLEIKVSIDFRPEESEVEESFTNNQPHPLINNVYWIVNDYK encoded by the coding sequence ATGCTAAACAACAAATTTAAACAATTGGAAGGAACAGAAGATATTATTTTTTTAGAAAATCAAATATTCAATCCCGTTCAGATTATCGATCGCATAATTGAAAATTTTGAACCGAAAGGTAACGATCTAAATTTGTCTTGCAAAAATTCCTTTCTAAAAAAATTCTTTAAGCAGAAAAATATGCAAGGCATTTTTAATCGAGTAGAGTGGAAGTTTGCACTCAGGCAAGGAATTAAATGCGAACTTTTCACTCCAGAAAATAATCGCAAGCAGAAAGGCAAGTTAGAGATCAAAGTCGTCATAGATTTTTCTCCTATGAAGAAACAGGAGTCTTGCGTGCTTGATGATGACGATGAATATAAGATTCTATCTATTGAAGATAAGAAAAGCTCGGAAAATTTAGAAATAAAAGTTTCAATAGATTTTCGCCCGGAGGAATCTGAGGTTGAAGAATCTTTTACAAACAATCAACCCCACCCATTGATTAATAATGTCTATTGGATAGTGAATGATTATAAGTAA
- a CDS encoding DUF3536 domain-containing protein, translating to MTSAAELPASTGTNLMSHETIKSTQMLDPLRQATGIYVTVHGHFYQPPRENPYLDAIERQPGATPFHDWNERIHAECYRPNAFARVVNDRGELVGIVNNYEYLSFNIGPTLMSWLERHDLEVYQRILEADRKSCERLNGHGNAIAQVYNHIIMPLANERDKYTQIRWGKEDFRSRFGRDPEGMWLAETAVDYATLKALIDEGIRFIVLAPSQAQRCRFMPTKDNSNPEWHEVGGSQIDPTRPYRCFLKEKGGVGDSVQKTLNSQSSSTDPQSLPYIDIFFYDGPISRDMGFSDVLYNSSHLAGRIGSAVRGDHRPAQLISVATDGETFGHHKGGTEKTLAYAFTQEFAHRGWTVTNFAHYLSLNSPTWEVELKPVTAWSCAHGVDRWQDDCGCGGGGTWHQKWRRPLRDALDWLRDRLIHVYEEHGKLLFRDPWSARDRYIEVIRDRTPENVTRFLARHQNHKLTAAEQVDALRLLEMQRHALLMYTSCGWFFEEISRPEGTQILRYAARALELAGDVAGVQLEKGFIKRLAVATSNVEFFKHGAEVYRQLVLTAQISFKQVAAHHAITSLFNGQRSALSDRLPSNNNQASAASAFQKRAYCYTVNELDYQLQRMGSLTLAVGNLNLVSEITWESEHLVFAVLHLGGWDFHCCIQPFQGRRSYSQLKDKLFGALQQASAAHTILAMMQLFGEEAFNLQNLFAEERHRLMHLLSQETLTRLDQLYTQTYRDNYGVLMAFHRDGVPAPQELQVAAEISLGYRCMMTLRALEQEISEPKSTWNHILELEAVATEAKHLHCRLNIPEGRQMLEQIILHSLWQLLYDPSGTSDADIQRLERLIDAGYQLNLGICLDRSQELYFSRLHNQILPEIVTKTVNQENATYSRQLLKLGQKLAVDVNHWLTDS from the coding sequence ATGACCTCAGCAGCTGAATTACCAGCTAGTACTGGTACAAATTTGATGTCCCATGAAACTATCAAAAGCACCCAAATGCTCGATCCCCTGAGACAAGCTACGGGTATTTATGTAACAGTTCATGGACATTTTTACCAACCACCACGGGAAAACCCTTATTTGGATGCAATTGAGCGTCAACCTGGTGCAACGCCTTTTCATGATTGGAACGAGCGCATTCATGCTGAATGCTATCGTCCCAATGCTTTCGCCAGAGTGGTAAACGATCGAGGCGAGTTGGTGGGGATCGTTAACAACTATGAGTATTTGAGCTTTAATATTGGGCCAACGCTGATGTCGTGGTTGGAACGCCACGATCTGGAAGTTTACCAACGCATCTTGGAAGCAGATCGCAAGAGCTGCGAAAGGTTGAACGGGCATGGTAATGCGATCGCGCAAGTATACAACCACATCATTATGCCCCTAGCGAACGAACGCGATAAATACACCCAAATTCGCTGGGGCAAAGAAGACTTCCGATCCCGCTTCGGTCGCGATCCCGAAGGAATGTGGTTGGCAGAAACCGCTGTAGACTACGCAACCTTAAAAGCTTTAATTGACGAAGGGATTCGCTTCATTGTCCTTGCCCCATCGCAAGCACAACGCTGCCGTTTCATGCCAACAAAAGACAATTCCAATCCAGAATGGCATGAAGTAGGCGGTAGTCAAATCGATCCCACACGTCCATATCGGTGTTTTTTGAAGGAGAAAGGCGGAGTTGGGGACTCGGTACAGAAAACTCTCAATTCCCAATCCTCAAGCACCGATCCCCAATCTCTCCCATACATAGATATCTTCTTTTATGACGGACCGATCTCGCGAGATATGGGATTTAGTGATGTTCTCTATAATTCCAGCCATTTGGCAGGACGAATTGGTTCCGCAGTACGCGGGGATCACCGTCCCGCACAGTTAATTTCTGTCGCCACAGATGGAGAAACCTTCGGACACCATAAAGGCGGTACGGAGAAAACACTAGCCTACGCATTTACACAAGAATTTGCCCACAGGGGTTGGACTGTCACCAACTTTGCTCACTACCTCAGCCTGAATTCTCCGACTTGGGAGGTGGAACTCAAGCCTGTCACGGCATGGAGTTGCGCTCACGGTGTAGATAGATGGCAAGATGATTGCGGTTGCGGTGGTGGAGGAACGTGGCATCAAAAATGGCGTCGTCCATTAAGAGATGCTTTAGATTGGTTGCGCGATCGCCTCATCCACGTGTACGAAGAACATGGCAAGCTATTGTTCCGCGATCCCTGGTCTGCACGGGATCGATATATAGAAGTGATTCGCGATCGCACTCCTGAAAATGTCACTCGTTTTCTAGCCCGCCACCAAAACCACAAACTTACAGCAGCCGAACAAGTAGATGCCTTGCGCTTGTTAGAAATGCAGCGTCACGCTTTGCTCATGTACACCAGTTGTGGGTGGTTCTTTGAAGAAATCTCGCGCCCAGAAGGAACGCAGATTCTTCGGTATGCTGCTCGTGCGCTGGAACTTGCAGGAGATGTAGCAGGCGTACAGTTAGAAAAAGGTTTCATCAAACGTCTTGCTGTAGCAACAAGTAATGTTGAATTCTTCAAACATGGTGCGGAAGTTTACCGCCAACTTGTGCTAACAGCCCAAATTAGCTTTAAACAAGTTGCAGCCCATCATGCCATTACCTCATTGTTCAACGGACAGCGATCGGCTTTAAGCGACAGGCTTCCTTCCAACAACAATCAAGCTTCAGCAGCTAGCGCTTTTCAAAAAAGAGCTTATTGCTACACGGTCAACGAACTCGATTACCAACTCCAAAGAATGGGATCGCTAACTTTGGCAGTGGGGAATTTGAACCTAGTTTCAGAAATCACCTGGGAAAGCGAACATCTAGTGTTTGCAGTTCTTCACCTTGGAGGGTGGGATTTCCATTGTTGCATTCAACCTTTCCAAGGACGTCGGAGTTACAGCCAGTTAAAGGACAAACTGTTTGGCGCACTGCAACAAGCTAGTGCAGCACACACAATCCTGGCGATGATGCAATTGTTTGGTGAAGAAGCATTCAATTTACAGAATTTATTTGCTGAAGAACGCCACCGACTGATGCACTTACTCAGTCAGGAAACCCTGACACGTTTAGATCAACTGTACACACAAACATACAGGGATAATTACGGTGTCTTAATGGCATTCCATCGCGATGGAGTTCCCGCACCACAAGAGTTGCAGGTAGCAGCAGAGATATCTTTGGGGTATCGGTGTATGATGACATTACGTGCATTAGAGCAAGAGATATCCGAACCAAAATCCACTTGGAACCACATTTTAGAGTTAGAAGCAGTTGCCACAGAAGCCAAACACCTGCATTGTCGGTTAAATATTCCTGAAGGCAGGCAGATGTTAGAGCAGATAATACTCCATTCTCTCTGGCAGCTACTATACGATCCTAGTGGGACCTCAGATGCAGATATCCAACGCTTGGAACGATTGATAGATGCGGGGTATCAGCTTAACCTTGGTATCTGTCTTGACCGATCCCAGGAACTATACTTCAGTCGTTTGCACAATCAAATCCTACCGGAGATAGTTACAAAAACGGTAAATCAAGAAAATGCAACTTATAGCCGTCAATTGCTAAAATTGGGGCAAAAGTTGGCGGTTGATGTTAACCATTGGTTGACTGACAGTTAA
- the cax gene encoding calcium/proton exchanger, which yields MSGKNIIFLVLSLFIPVSLAAHYLEWGDLIVFGTACLAILPLAAWMGAATEEIAVVVGPTLGGLLNATFGNATELIIALVALKAGLVDVVKASITGSIIGNLLLVMGLAMFLGGLRHKEQKFQSVVARVNASSMNLAVIAILLPTAMRFGAQTVSQQTLQHLSLAVALVLIVVYALTLFFSMKTHAYLYEVGVAETVEEEHYSKPNIWLWAGVLLVCTILVALESEMLVASLEVATSQLGLTALFTGVILVPIVGNAAEHATAVTVAMKDKMDLSLSVAVGSSMQIALFVAPVLVLAGWVLGQPMDLNFNPFELVAVAVSVLIANSISSDGKSNWLEGVLLLAAYTVLGFAFYYLPVA from the coding sequence ATGTCAGGTAAAAACATCATCTTTTTAGTTTTGTCTTTGTTTATTCCGGTTTCCCTTGCAGCACATTACTTGGAGTGGGGAGATCTCATTGTTTTTGGAACCGCCTGCTTGGCAATTTTACCTTTAGCTGCATGGATGGGAGCAGCTACAGAAGAAATTGCTGTCGTAGTCGGTCCTACCCTAGGAGGATTGTTAAATGCCACTTTTGGTAATGCAACAGAACTGATTATTGCCCTGGTTGCTTTAAAAGCCGGATTGGTCGATGTTGTCAAAGCTAGTATAACGGGCTCGATTATTGGGAATTTACTGCTAGTAATGGGTCTTGCAATGTTTTTAGGCGGACTGCGCCATAAAGAACAGAAATTTCAGTCAGTCGTAGCACGGGTTAATGCATCTTCTATGAATTTGGCAGTCATCGCCATTTTGCTGCCAACAGCAATGAGATTTGGTGCTCAGACAGTTAGCCAACAAACATTGCAACATCTTTCCCTAGCTGTTGCCTTAGTCTTAATAGTTGTCTATGCTTTAACGCTCTTCTTTTCTATGAAAACCCACGCTTACCTCTACGAGGTGGGTGTTGCAGAAACAGTAGAAGAAGAGCATTACAGCAAACCGAACATTTGGTTGTGGGCAGGTGTGTTGCTAGTTTGTACTATTCTAGTCGCATTAGAATCAGAAATGCTAGTCGCATCACTGGAAGTGGCAACAAGTCAATTAGGTTTAACTGCATTATTTACAGGGGTCATTCTTGTACCTATTGTTGGTAATGCTGCGGAACACGCGACAGCCGTCACAGTCGCAATGAAAGACAAGATGGATCTTTCTCTTTCGGTAGCAGTGGGATCGAGCATGCAGATCGCCCTATTTGTGGCTCCTGTCTTAGTTTTAGCAGGTTGGGTACTCGGTCAACCAATGGATTTAAATTTTAATCCCTTTGAACTGGTGGCTGTAGCAGTATCAGTTTTGATTGCAAACAGCATTAGTTCTGATGGAAAGTCAAATTGGCTTGAAGGGGTATTGTTATTGGCTGCTTATACAGTATTGGGATTCGCTTTCTACTACCTTCCGGTTGCGTAG